In Syntrophorhabdaceae bacterium, the following proteins share a genomic window:
- a CDS encoding NAD-dependent deacylase, with translation MDDYQRVAEIIKEKQYLVAFTGAGISVDSGIPAFRGGQGLWEKYDPMEYAHIRAFTNNPEKVWIMLREMSKVIFESGPSPAHLALATLEQKGYLKSVITQNVDGLHHVAGNSDVIEYHGNHRWLTCLNCSRRVLLTPQMIELLPYPRCEKCNRALKPDVVFFGEGIPMIAMLRANEEANRCGVMFIIGTSGVVYPAAEIPYVAKSKGATIVEINVESTPFTSSITDHFFTGTASDVLPKILEHL, from the coding sequence ATGGATGATTATCAGAGAGTTGCGGAGATTATCAAGGAAAAACAGTACCTGGTGGCCTTTACGGGCGCGGGCATTTCCGTGGACAGTGGCATCCCTGCTTTTCGCGGCGGTCAGGGATTATGGGAAAAGTATGATCCCATGGAATACGCCCACATACGCGCCTTCACGAACAACCCCGAGAAGGTCTGGATCATGCTGAGGGAAATGTCCAAGGTGATCTTTGAATCCGGGCCGAGCCCGGCGCATCTTGCACTGGCAACGCTGGAACAGAAGGGATATTTGAAGTCGGTGATTACCCAGAATGTGGACGGACTTCACCACGTGGCAGGTAACAGCGACGTTATAGAATACCACGGCAATCATCGCTGGCTCACCTGTCTTAACTGCTCCCGACGAGTCCTTCTCACCCCGCAGATGATCGAGCTTCTGCCGTATCCTCGATGTGAGAAGTGTAACAGGGCCTTAAAACCGGACGTGGTATTCTTCGGAGAGGGTATCCCCATGATCGCCATGCTTCGCGCAAACGAAGAAGCAAACCGATGCGGGGTCATGTTCATCATCGGGACTTCCGGGGTCGTCTATCCCGCTGCGGAAATACCCTACGTGGCAAAGTCAAAAGGCGCCACCATTGTGGAAATAAACGTAGAATCCACGCCCTTCACTTCATCAATTACAGACCATTTCTTTACGGGCACCGCTTCGGATGTTTTGCCGAAAATTCTTGAACACCTTTAA
- a CDS encoding P1 family peptidase: MLNAITDIQSLKVGHYTDRKGCTGCTVILCQQGAVCGIDIRGNAAGTRQIDALSTNHIVEQVHGILLAGGSAFGLDAAAGVARYLEERGVGFDVGVARIPIVPSAVIFDLGLGNPKSRPTPEMGYEACLKAGDIVEEGSVGAGTGATVGKLFELPRAMKGGLGTCSLAMPTGLKVAALVVVNAFGDIIDNVTGKIIVGVRKSEESLEFANTVSLLKEGVVKKQFGIVNTTLGVVATNARFDKREATKMAQMAHGGLIKTIHPVHTTFDGDLVFALATGEIEADVNNVGVLAEFVLAEAIKRAVKKADGFGLIPSFRDISKGWKTA; this comes from the coding sequence ATGTTAAACGCGATCACGGATATTCAGAGCCTGAAAGTCGGCCATTACACCGACCGTAAAGGGTGCACCGGTTGCACGGTCATCCTGTGTCAACAGGGCGCGGTCTGCGGAATTGATATCCGGGGAAACGCAGCGGGTACGAGGCAGATAGACGCGTTAAGCACAAATCACATCGTGGAGCAGGTCCACGGGATACTTCTTGCCGGCGGCAGCGCTTTCGGTCTCGATGCCGCGGCCGGCGTTGCCCGGTATCTCGAAGAAAGGGGTGTGGGCTTCGATGTGGGTGTGGCCCGCATACCGATCGTGCCCTCTGCTGTGATCTTCGACCTTGGTCTCGGAAACCCGAAATCAAGACCCACGCCTGAAATGGGTTATGAGGCCTGTCTCAAGGCAGGTGATATCGTAGAGGAAGGCAGCGTTGGGGCCGGTACCGGTGCGACCGTGGGAAAACTCTTCGAACTGCCCCGGGCGATGAAAGGGGGACTCGGCACGTGCAGCCTTGCAATGCCCACCGGTCTCAAGGTCGCCGCGCTGGTTGTGGTCAACGCCTTCGGGGACATCATTGATAATGTCACGGGAAAGATCATTGTGGGCGTGCGCAAATCCGAAGAGAGTCTGGAGTTCGCAAACACGGTATCATTGCTCAAAGAAGGTGTGGTCAAAAAACAGTTCGGTATTGTCAATACGACCCTCGGGGTCGTGGCCACCAACGCACGCTTTGACAAGCGAGAGGCAACCAAGATGGCCCAGATGGCCCACGGGGGACTCATTAAGACAATACATCCCGTACACACCACATTTGACGGCGACCTTGTCTTCGCGCTTGCCACAGGAGAGATTGAGGCCGACGTCAACAACGTGGGGGTGCTCGCCGAGTTCGTCCTTGCCGAAGCCATAAAAAGGGCGGTCAAAAAGGCGGACGGCTTCGGCCTCATACCTTCATTTCGGGATATATCCAAGGGGTGGAAGACCGCCTGA
- the purE gene encoding 5-(carboxyamino)imidazole ribonucleotide mutase: protein MKNPKILILMGSDSDLSVIEDGIKFLKDMGVQYKIDISSAHRNPDKTTGYAKDARNQGIEVIIAIAGMAAHLPGVIASHTTLPVIGVPTSASALNGMDALLSIVQMPKGIPVATVGLDAGKNAAILACSILSIKDEGLQKKLDKMKENLKKENEDKALKLRQILSH, encoded by the coding sequence ATGAAAAACCCGAAAATCCTGATTCTTATGGGGAGTGACAGCGATCTCTCGGTCATAGAGGACGGCATCAAATTTCTTAAGGATATGGGCGTTCAGTATAAAATCGATATATCCTCGGCCCATCGCAATCCGGACAAAACCACGGGGTACGCAAAAGACGCACGAAACCAGGGCATTGAGGTGATCATCGCTATCGCGGGCATGGCCGCGCATCTGCCCGGTGTTATAGCCTCTCATACAACCCTGCCTGTCATAGGCGTTCCCACAAGCGCGAGCGCTTTGAATGGGATGGACGCCCTTCTTTCCATCGTGCAGATGCCCAAAGGCATACCCGTAGCAACGGTAGGTCTCGATGCGGGGAAGAACGCGGCGATACTCGCGTGTTCAATTCTCTCCATCAAGGATGAGGGCTTGCAAAAAAAGCTCGACAAGATGAAAGAAAACTTAAAGAAAGAAAACGAAGACAAGGCTTTAAAATTACGGCAGATTTTGTCTCATTGA
- a CDS encoding Crp/Fnr family transcriptional regulator has translation MTTIKESLSRIPLLQGLPDAQLGELVRIVIERNYKPGEIIFSEGSEATGFFVLIRGRVKIFKLSPEGKEQILHFIEPGEPFAEAALFADSLYPAHAESLKEGAAIFFPRVAFERLIKKDPGLAMNMLAILSRRLKYFARLVEDLSLKEVPQRLAAYLIYLSDTRGHALDMDLGISKGQLASLLGTIPETLSRILNKMAAQGFIEVKGRRMKLLKRDGLLSLASGEKLIA, from the coding sequence ATGACCACGATCAAAGAATCTTTGAGCAGAATTCCTTTATTGCAAGGACTTCCTGACGCGCAGTTGGGAGAGCTTGTCCGCATTGTGATCGAGCGAAACTATAAGCCGGGGGAGATCATCTTCTCGGAGGGCAGCGAAGCCACGGGGTTTTTTGTGCTGATCCGGGGGAGGGTGAAGATATTTAAGCTTTCTCCGGAAGGCAAAGAGCAGATCCTCCATTTTATCGAGCCGGGAGAGCCCTTTGCGGAAGCGGCTCTTTTTGCCGATTCCCTGTATCCGGCGCACGCGGAATCGTTAAAGGAAGGCGCGGCCATATTCTTTCCCAGGGTGGCCTTCGAGAGACTCATCAAGAAAGATCCGGGCCTTGCCATGAACATGCTCGCAATCCTTTCCCGGCGCCTGAAATATTTTGCCCGGCTTGTCGAGGACCTTTCCCTGAAAGAAGTCCCGCAGAGGCTCGCGGCGTATCTTATCTATCTCAGCGACACTCGCGGCCATGCGCTAGACATGGATCTCGGCATCTCCAAGGGGCAGCTTGCAAGCCTTCTCGGTACCATCCCGGAAACGCTTTCCCGAATCCTGAACAAGATGGCGGCACAGGGGTTCATCGAGGTGAAGGGCCGTCGTATGAAGCTTTTAAAAAGGGATGGGCTTTTGTCCCTCGCATCGGGCGAGAAGCTAATCGCCTGA
- a CDS encoding AI-2E family transporter — protein sequence MTDNRFYFVIMAFIILVLGYLTYQILSPFLSPIMWAIVLSIIFYPVYAFFLKYVKKRSVASAITLLVILIILFGPVSYASYLIGQEALSVLSNMEKHGVSSLSEALRHPVVRSLINRVLLLSHVSEQEFQKAVMDNVAKIGQESVGFVKIGLSNMVTGAINFIFMILSTFFFLADGPRFLQAISSFMPFSKPQKDRLLQQTQEIIVSTIYGGVTVAIVQGTIGGIAFALLSISSPVLWGLTMFIASFIPLLGTFIVWGPAAGYLLFQGLYVKCLILVLVGVLAISAADNIIRPLIMKGKMRMPTLAIFFSILGGIRLFGFIGLIVGPLVLAIFVSVFEIFRYSESEAREDKST from the coding sequence ATGACAGATAACAGATTCTATTTTGTCATAATGGCCTTCATTATTCTGGTACTCGGCTACCTCACGTACCAGATATTAAGTCCTTTTCTGTCGCCCATCATGTGGGCCATCGTGCTCTCGATCATCTTCTACCCGGTCTACGCCTTCTTCTTGAAGTATGTGAAAAAAAGATCGGTCGCGTCAGCCATTACCCTCCTTGTTATTCTCATCATCCTCTTCGGTCCCGTGTCCTATGCGTCCTATCTCATCGGACAGGAAGCGTTGTCTGTGCTCAGCAATATGGAAAAGCATGGGGTGAGCTCATTGAGCGAGGCATTAAGGCATCCCGTGGTGCGAAGTCTCATCAACAGGGTGCTTTTGTTATCCCACGTCTCGGAGCAGGAGTTTCAAAAGGCCGTAATGGACAACGTGGCCAAGATCGGCCAGGAGTCCGTGGGGTTCGTAAAAATCGGTTTAAGTAATATGGTAACCGGTGCGATCAATTTCATCTTCATGATCCTTTCAACATTCTTTTTTCTTGCGGATGGACCGAGATTCCTCCAGGCGATCAGCAGCTTCATGCCCTTTTCAAAACCTCAGAAAGACAGGCTCCTGCAACAAACCCAAGAGATTATCGTGTCCACGATATACGGCGGCGTTACGGTAGCCATCGTTCAGGGGACCATAGGCGGCATCGCTTTTGCGCTTCTCAGCATATCATCGCCTGTTCTCTGGGGCCTCACCATGTTCATAGCGTCTTTCATTCCTCTTCTCGGTACCTTTATTGTCTGGGGACCGGCCGCAGGTTATCTCTTGTTCCAGGGCCTCTACGTGAAATGCCTGATTCTCGTTCTTGTGGGTGTGCTGGCCATCAGCGCCGCGGACAACATCATACGACCCTTGATCATGAAGGGAAAGATGAGGATGCCTACGCTGGCCATATTTTTCAGTATCCTCGGCGGTATCAGGCTCTTCGGCTTCATAGGCCTCATTGTGGGACCTCTGGTGCTGGCTATTTTTGTGTCGGTCTTTGAAATATTCAGGTACTCCGAGAGCGAAGCCAGGGAAGACAAATCAACCTAA
- a CDS encoding YtxH domain-containing protein produces the protein MGREDSGFSAGTVLLSFFMGGIIGAGIALLVAPKTGEETRRMIKDAAEGAKERAESYYDQVKEKAVSYADKGKEFVEKEKNIITKAVEAGKEAYEKERQRS, from the coding sequence ATGGGACGCGAGGACAGTGGATTCAGTGCCGGCACCGTTCTTCTTTCATTTTTCATGGGTGGAATAATAGGAGCAGGTATAGCGCTCCTTGTGGCGCCGAAAACCGGGGAAGAGACAAGGCGTATGATAAAGGATGCTGCTGAAGGGGCCAAGGAAAGGGCGGAAAGTTATTACGATCAGGTGAAGGAAAAGGCAGTCTCTTACGCGGATAAGGGTAAGGAGTTTGTAGAGAAGGAGAAGAATATTATTACTAAGGCTGTAGAAGCCGGTAAAGAAGCATACGAAAAAGAAAGACAGCGCAGCTAA
- a CDS encoding DUF948 domain-containing protein: MNSLFFGLITLAILALVGFVGYTLLELRKTIGSLKQFIETTQATLKPTTDELQDTLKSVRKITDDIGAVTTDVRLLSGSIRQIGQSVQQISEVVSTVATTSATQASGLRAGVRAGIEYFIKNIFAKSR; the protein is encoded by the coding sequence ATGAACAGCCTTTTTTTTGGTCTTATTACACTTGCCATCCTGGCGCTTGTCGGTTTTGTCGGCTACACACTTCTCGAACTGAGAAAGACCATCGGTTCCCTGAAGCAATTCATAGAGACCACTCAGGCAACGCTCAAGCCGACAACGGATGAATTGCAGGATACCCTGAAGAGCGTACGAAAGATTACGGATGATATCGGGGCTGTCACAACAGACGTGAGGCTACTTTCAGGCTCTATCCGTCAAATAGGCCAGAGCGTGCAGCAGATAAGCGAGGTGGTCAGTACGGTTGCAACGACCTCTGCCACCCAGGCTTCGGGGCTTAGGGCGGGTGTGAGAGCGGGAATCGAATATTTCATCAAGAATATCTTTGCAAAATCTCGATAA
- a CDS encoding flavodoxin family protein: protein MKAIILFGSPRKKGNTIQLAKVMADTLKEKGHGVRMLYLNDLNIRPCQGCYACLGKGICKINDDMKDIRKYIMESDLIVYATPIYWFGPSGQLKLAMDRSLAFMDKDYNSRIAGKKVVTLMTCGSDEIETCTPTIDMFKKTFDLLKLSYLGSVEALGCEEGPIKETYTKKTKKLAQSIA, encoded by the coding sequence ATGAAGGCGATTATTCTCTTCGGAAGCCCGCGAAAAAAAGGCAACACGATCCAGCTCGCAAAAGTTATGGCCGATACATTGAAAGAAAAAGGACACGGCGTACGAATGCTCTATCTCAACGATCTCAACATCAGACCGTGCCAGGGATGCTACGCCTGTCTCGGCAAGGGTATCTGCAAGATCAACGATGACATGAAGGACATTCGGAAATATATCATGGAATCCGACCTTATCGTGTACGCCACGCCAATTTACTGGTTCGGACCCTCAGGCCAGCTCAAGCTCGCCATGGACCGCTCGCTCGCATTCATGGACAAAGACTACAACTCCCGTATCGCAGGAAAGAAGGTGGTTACGCTCATGACGTGCGGAAGTGATGAGATTGAGACATGCACGCCCACTATCGATATGTTCAAGAAGACCTTTGATCTTCTCAAGCTGAGCTACCTGGGGAGCGTTGAAGCCTTGGGTTGTGAAGAAGGGCCTATAAAAGAAACGTACACGAAAAAGACTAAAAAGCTCGCCCAGTCCATCGCATGA
- a CDS encoding ATP-binding protein, whose translation MNVSGLLYFTTKKVGKAIWDYQMLKEGDKVIVAVSGGKDSLSLLKIMQERIKFVPIHFEVVACFVDMGFSWIDKDILINYFESQSVPYVIAKPPGEWKGEAEDFGCFWCSWNRRKALFDLAPEIGATKIAFAHHMDDIIETMLLNLFFQGEIGTMQPYQELFEGELALIRPLAYVEETDLVRLSRILELPVISSQCPHGETSKRRLVKGIIEDLKKHNKNVKKNIFRSLARVRTEYLLGAKTRSET comes from the coding sequence ATGAACGTAAGCGGGCTTCTCTACTTCACAACGAAAAAGGTCGGCAAGGCCATCTGGGACTACCAGATGCTCAAAGAGGGAGACAAGGTGATCGTGGCTGTGTCCGGGGGCAAGGACAGCCTCAGCCTACTCAAGATCATGCAAGAGCGGATCAAGTTCGTCCCGATCCACTTCGAGGTTGTGGCCTGCTTCGTGGACATGGGGTTTTCCTGGATCGATAAAGATATCCTCATAAACTATTTTGAAAGTCAGTCCGTGCCCTACGTGATTGCCAAACCGCCCGGTGAATGGAAAGGAGAGGCCGAAGACTTCGGCTGCTTCTGGTGTAGCTGGAACCGCAGGAAGGCCTTATTTGACCTTGCCCCTGAGATAGGAGCCACAAAGATAGCCTTTGCCCACCACATGGATGATATTATCGAGACCATGCTTCTCAATCTGTTTTTTCAAGGCGAAATTGGGACCATGCAACCCTATCAGGAATTGTTTGAGGGAGAACTTGCGCTCATCCGGCCGCTCGCCTACGTGGAAGAGACGGACCTCGTGCGCCTCTCCAGGATCCTTGAATTGCCTGTCATATCATCTCAGTGTCCTCACGGAGAAACCTCCAAAAGACGGCTCGTCAAGGGCATCATAGAAGATCTGAAAAAACATAACAAAAACGTGAAAAAAAACATCTTCCGGAGCCTGGCGCGGGTCAGGACAGAATACCTGCTCGGGGCTAAGACAAGATCGGAAACTTAA
- a CDS encoding DUF2752 domain-containing protein, protein MAYLSRHICADRVQHVLPLFCPFKALTGIPCPGCGMTRALLCMAKGDFSGALALNPFSYFLVFMIILSVVPLRRLGCLPSRAPSAMNGLFILVLVSVFAFWFFERLLPALR, encoded by the coding sequence ATGGCCTATCTGTCTCGTCATATTTGCGCCGATCGGGTGCAACACGTCCTGCCGCTTTTCTGTCCTTTTAAGGCATTGACGGGTATCCCCTGTCCCGGATGCGGCATGACGCGGGCGCTTTTGTGCATGGCCAAAGGGGACTTTAGCGGCGCACTCGCCCTTAACCCATTTTCGTATTTCCTTGTCTTTATGATTATTCTGAGCGTGGTGCCGTTAAGACGGCTTGGCTGCCTGCCGTCACGTGCTCCATCCGCTATGAACGGCCTGTTTATCCTGGTGCTCGTATCGGTATTTGCCTTCTGGTTTTTTGAGAGGCTCCTCCCCGCACTACGCTAA
- a CDS encoding response regulator, which yields MSKSVLNQRKILAVDDEPDVLAVLKDEIGASCTDCRVDSATTYDEAVKLLSSNEYDLIILDIMGVRGFDLLEMAVSKKMRAVMLTAHALSPENLKRAHDMGARAYLPKQKLGEIVPFLEDALKYEFEPGWKRNLEVLKDVLSDLWGRDWEKIEKDVGTKMSPRES from the coding sequence ATGAGTAAATCAGTTCTTAACCAGAGAAAGATACTGGCCGTTGATGATGAACCGGACGTGCTTGCGGTTCTCAAAGACGAGATCGGGGCGAGCTGTACGGATTGCCGTGTTGATTCGGCTACGACATACGATGAAGCCGTTAAACTCCTCTCCTCAAATGAATACGATCTCATTATTCTTGACATCATGGGGGTCAGGGGCTTTGATCTCTTAGAAATGGCCGTGAGCAAAAAGATGAGAGCGGTTATGCTTACAGCTCACGCGTTGAGCCCGGAAAACCTGAAGCGCGCCCACGATATGGGGGCGAGGGCTTATCTGCCTAAGCAGAAATTGGGAGAAATTGTGCCCTTTCTGGAAGATGCCCTCAAATATGAATTTGAGCCCGGTTGGAAACGAAACCTGGAAGTATTGAAGGACGTGCTCTCCGATCTGTGGGGCAGGGACTGGGAGAAGATCGAGAAGGACGTAGGTACAAAGATGTCCCCACGTGAGTCTTGA